The Brassica rapa cultivar Chiifu-401-42 chromosome A10, CAAS_Brap_v3.01, whole genome shotgun sequence genome segment CTGAGAACGGGAAACcctaattttcttaaatagcaCGTAACACGAGAACAGATGAAATTTCAAAAGGTGAGATATCTAAAGTTATTCCACCCAAAACAAATTTCGTAAGTCAGACGGTAAAAGAAATGCTGACAGAAATCAACAGTCTCAGCTAAAAGGAAAATCTTCAAAGAGAGGCCATATCTTGATAAGAAAAACGAgcctacttttaaaaaatattttctttttcttcaaaatatcaCCGTGAAACCTCTTTCTTAAAATACTAATCCCTTAAACTTAAAGTTGAATATGTTGTTCCATCTTTTTGTAGGGGTCGTGTTAAACGAGTAGCATAACTATAGTCTGTTGCTTTTAACAACCACAGCCTTTATGGTTTTAAAGTGCTTCTCAACTCGAAATTCGTTTGACGTGTAATTTCAGTTATCATTTGTATAAggacttcttttttttctttgaaactatggacttttttattttgttgtgatttttatttatttatattgttagACTCTTTATGCTCCATACTTACAAGTTACATCTATAACTGGAATTTACATACCGAAACTATATGTTgctcaaaaacaaaacataccGAAACTTTATTAACAAAttgttgctgacaaaaaaatttgtttatagaatttattagtttttattacGTCTCTCGCTTCCAGTGTTTTTCAGTTAAAAGCCTAGCTTCTATTAGCTCTATATATACTTCtttttttggaataaaataAGAGGTCTACTCCTTTCCGTTAGTTTTATCCTCTTGTTTCCCTATATAAACGCAAGTTCACCTGCCCTCTCACATCATCACTTCAGAGCAAAAGCATCATATcattcctcttcttcttttataTCATGAGATGATCATCATTATCATAATTAGCATGGTATTTATGATCATAACCATGATCATTTCTCTCTGTCAAGGATTTTTTGTTTCTCCATATACTTTGGAACGCAGAAGCATCTCACGGAGAAGAAGATTTCTTGGATATTAGTATTCTACTGGCATTATCCTTGCTGagctatttttttcaaaaaaaaaaacaaaataattttgttttatttttactaaatcaTCTACAatgtttttttagaattttttttcttgacctTGCAAGGCTTATTAGTTTTGTAATGCTCTTTTGTCTTCTCTgatcttttgtttctttctgtATTCTCATTTGTGTTGTTCTCTCTTATCTATTCCTCCTGAGCTTTATGTAAATTTGCTATAATCCCATCATTTTCTTATTTGTTATGTTTCTCTAATAAGTCTATCTTAATATCAATAAATGCACTGTACTCACATCATATACACACCATTTCAATGTAAACGGCAAAgccaaattaattatatttattacaaCATTTTCaattgttacaaaataaataataaccaCACCACCATTCACAGAACCAATTagcacattttcttctccttaaAAATAGGAGTAAagatttgtcaaaaaaaaaaggaaaaaatagcGTTTGCGTTAGCACGCAGTTCCACCGGCTGTAACACAATGGTTAAACGCAGAAAACCAAGAACGTTTTCCTTCAACCTGAGACGCCGACCGCCTGAACCCTAAACCGGATCTTGAATACGATCCATTCATTAACCGTCTCTGCGGTTCATCAACATCCGAGCCACCGAGGCAGAGACTCGGAGGAAACCTATGGCAGCTAAGTGACCGAAATGACGATGATGAACCAACGGATTGTGAGATTCTAGAACCGGTTCTTGAAACCACCGGTTTATTACAGCTGTACTGAGTGTTGGTGGTAAGAAGAGCTGTGTCTAATACATCAGAGGAGGAAGAGCAAGTGCAGAAGGACAATGAGATGCTTGTTCTCGATGATGTCACTGTTGTTGTTATTGCTGTTGTTTCCGGAAGTCTGGTGAAAGAAGCAATGCCGTAGCGACAGAGAGGGCATGGGACTGAGCCTGGTGTGGCTTGTGATGTCGTCTTTGAGGATGTGTTGGTTGTTGTGCTTAGGTATAATGCACAGTTCGTGCAGAACTCGTGACCACATCCATCTGCGGATACAGTGCATTTTCTTTCCAAACAAACTGCGCAAGGGTCACGACATGGAGTTAGACAGTCGTTTTCTCGCCAGCCGCATTCTCTGAAATCCACAAACGAACATCTTAGAGATTGTTTGGATAATATTCAGTTTAGGTGAAAGGTTTTAACTTACTGAGCGATCTTGACAATGCTCATTAGAGGAAGGCAGAGGAAAGGAGAAGGGACTTTTGGTGGATGGCTTTGTGGCTGCTGCTCTGTGGTTGGGTTCAGGGTTTCTTCGAGCCAGTCCCGGTGCCATGAGCGAGCAACCATCAATGGCGTCCATCTAAAACCAATACAACCAAGAAGAATAAATACATTGGCCGTATTGTTATTATAGgcagagaaaaagagagaagatcTTCTAACCCGTTAGAGTTTATGGCAGCCAAAGGGGCACCCTTGCCGATCAAaagctgataaaaaaaaaaacaaatgtcaaATGAGTTCATATCTGAGTCTTAAGCAAAGTATATATACCTGGCAACACTGAATGTTTCCTCCACATGAAGCATAATGTAAAGCTGTACTCCCAGCACCTTTAATATAAAAACCAAAGAGCCAAAGAGAAACAACAAACTTAAGAGTTAAGTTTCTCTCTTAAAGAATGTTAGCATCAATTGGGTAATGTTGATAATAACCTATAAGATCTATTGTGGTTCCATCTTCCACGGTGACCTGAGTAACAGAAGCTCCCAAATCCAAGAGTAACTGCACCGTCTCTATGTGTCCGTTCAAAGCCGCCACATGAAGAGGTGTGATTCCTCCATCCGCTGCTCTGTTTATCACCTCTTGAAGAACACTACAACACCATTTCAAAAAAACAACATCTTCAGCTAATCAAGTCAGCTTCTGAAGCCATAAGCTTTTCAAAACACTTTTATAACCTTCGATCAAATCCGGAAACAGAGGTTTTGTTACTCTTCAACAAGCTCCAGCAATTGGGAACACTTGGAATATACTCAGAAAGCAGTATCCTGATACACCGAGGGTGACCATTAAGAGCCGCGAGATGCAGCGCAGTACCACCGTTTATGTAATCCGATCTGTGAATCTATATAAACCAGAATAATCAAGAAACAAACAATTATCTCAATCTCTTGAAGAGTTTGAGGGAAAAGCTTACATTAGCACCAAAGAGAATGAGAGTCAGAACAACCTCCCAATGACCATGTTGACAAGCTTGCATCAAAGCCGTCTGTTTCCAAACATCCCTTGTACTCATGTTAATGATCGATAAAGACAAATGTAAAAAGAGGAAACAAGAGAGTTATTACCTGTCCACGGTAGTTCCGGAGATTAATATCAACACCTGATTCCACCAACAGAGAAACTATCTGTGCACACAGACAACAGACAATGTAAAGTCACAAACTTTGAGATGGTAAAGATTGTTTTCCTTCTGGTTACCTCGTGGTGGCCTTGAGCGGCGGAGTAATGGAGAGGAGAGTTACGAACGCCGAAGGTGGAGTAGCGAGCGAGTCTCGGGTTGTAATCAAGAAGAGCCTTGGCTTCTTGTAAATCGCCGTCTCGGGCTGCAGATACTAATCGTTCGCCGGACGCGGAGCAACCGAATGAGTTTCCGACGAGGCTCAGAAACCTCATCGTTTTACGGTATAAAGGTGAAATCTTGATCCGATTCAAAACCCTTAACCGATCATCACCATGGACACAATTGGATTCACCAATTCGAAATTTTGAGAGGAACCCAGTTCGCAAAATCAGCTCGATGGATTCAAAGTTATGTAAAAGTAACAAATTTGGAAGAAATTCAAATGATTGAAAaagggaatttttttttatttctcggGTTGTTGTTCTTTAATTTTGTCATGCACAGATGATGATCATCACCGGCATTTAGAAAGAATTTAACAATAAAACTTTTGGAGGAAAGATCATCAATGAAGAAAACTTGTCTGAGAATAATAGTTGATCCAGGCCTACATTAAAGAATGGAGAAATTtatttgaaaatgttttttttttaattacaaaaacagCAAACAAATTGGCGATTATTTATTGCAAACTAAAAATGGAAAAGAATGATTCTTTTGACCGTGGAGGAACTTGTAATAATATTTGATGGTGACAATTTAATTGACtttctaa includes the following:
- the LOC103845209 gene encoding E3 ubiquitin-protein ligase XBAT32 codes for the protein MRFLSLVGNSFGCSASGERLVSAARDGDLQEAKALLDYNPRLARYSTFGVRNSPLHYSAAQGHHEIVSLLVESGVDINLRNYRGQTALMQACQHGHWEVVLTLILFGANIHRSDYINGGTALHLAALNGHPRCIRILLSEYIPSVPNCWSLLKSNKTSVSGFDRSVLQEVINRAADGGITPLHVAALNGHIETVQLLLDLGASVTQVTVEDGTTIDLIGAGSTALHYASCGGNIQCCQLLIGKGAPLAAINSNGWTPLMVARSWHRDWLEETLNPTTEQQPQSHPPKVPSPFLCLPLMSIVKIAQECGWRENDCLTPCRDPCAVCLERKCTVSADGCGHEFCTNCALYLSTTTNTSSKTTSQATPGSVPCPLCRYGIASFTRLPETTAITTTVTSSRTSISLSFCTCSSSSDVLDTALLTTNTQYSCNKPVVSRTGSRISQSVGSSSSFRSLSCHRFPPSLCLGGSDVDEPQRRLMNGSYSRSGLGFRRSASQVEGKRSWFSAFNHCVTAGGTAC